GCTTGGGCAACAGGAAGCCCAGTAGCACGTCACTACCCTAATGTAGAACCTGTCCTGTATGGATGCTGGGAGAAGCCTTGCTGGTCTGGGACCCAGTTCCCAACAAAGAGTAGACACCTGTGCACTGTGTTTGCTATCAAACCAAACAGTTGGATAATGAGCTGTCCAAACAGGAGAAAGTCTACTTAATTAATTATGAATAATTCCTTGTCAAGAGTGCACCAATGGGTACATCTTATtcgtttgttttttgttattgttttttggtgaggaagattggccctgagctaacatctgttgccagttttcctctttttgcttgaggaagattgttgctaacatctgtgccagtcttcttctattttgtatgttggacaccacgacagcatggcttgatgagcagtgcataggtccttgCCTGCGATgcaacctgtgaaccctgggccatcaaattggagcattcgaacttaaccactacaccagcccCTTCATTTGTATATTTACATCTAACAAAGGATTTGAGGCCCAAAGCGCTTTTCCGGGCATTCCCAATCAACCCTCAACTCCTCGGGGGTGCTGACAGGGCCAGTATGAAACTATTTTACAGGGACggaagctgaggctcagcagGATTAAAGGGAcatgcccaaggtctcacagtgAGTGAGTGGCAGATGCAGTACTTGGGGTCAGCCAGGCCACCTGACTCTTGTCCAGAGCCCTGTGCAGCTTACTCTGCTCACATGTCTGAATAACAAGGAATAAATCTGGCACTCctaaggtggaaaatcagtgttCACCTGAGACGCTGCACAAAGGCTACAAGTGATGGAAAAGATGTTTTCCCAGAAGGAAGGACTGGGACTCTGGCCTTCCTGTGGCATAAAGCCGTTTGACTGGGGCTGCCCTGCCCCGAGTGTGTGGAGGACACATGTCCCACTCTgaggctcccttctctctcctaccCACATTGTCAAGACAGCGTAGCCAAGAAAAGGTAGAGGTAATGTCCCATGCGGTCGCTGCCAGCTTGTCTCAAAAGTTCCCACCTTATCTGCAAGGTGTCAGTGGTGGAAAGGACGCCATGAGGCTGTCAGCCTATGGCTCCCGACCCAGCGGCATGCCAGGGGAAATCCGCTCCTGGAGGTCGGTCGGCTCCACTCAGCCCAGGAATCTTTGCTGCCTCCTCAAGAGCACGTGGACCCTGTGCCAGGGCTCTTAGTGCGCACGGCCGCCAGCCTACACGACAACCCTGCAAGGGACGCGTCTTACCCCGGTTCACAACAAGGAAACCAGCGCCCAGAGAGGCAAAACAGCTTGTCTCAAATCACTCAGCAAGCTGAGGATCTGTCCAAAGGGCACCTCAGTGGAGAGAGTTCTCCACCTGTCCTGGAGCAAGGGCTCCAGAGTGTCCACACAGGAGGGGCCAGGGGACCACCACCATCTACCTGGACGTGGCACCTTGAAACCATGTCTGTGTAGCACCTTCCCTGAGATTGGAAACAACGCCTTCTATTTCAGAAATGGGGAAAAGAGAGGGCTGATGGAGAGTCTCGAGTCTTCTTAGGATCAGTGTTAGGACAGGGGTGGCAGGCAGGGGACTTTCTGGACACTGAGGGCCAACCCagcacctccttcccctcttggCAGGTGGCTGATCTCGGCTGCCCACACGGGGATGGGAGGTGCTGGAACAGAGCTGCAGGGGTCTGAATGTGCGACACCCGAGAGCCACTGAAGGggcctgggctgctgctgctgtggcctCTGCAGGACCCACATACGGGGCTTTCTGGAGGCAGAGACCTGGGCTCCGTGTCCCCATCTGTGCAAGGAGCAGGCTAGACAAATGGCCCGTCCAGTGTTAGTTCCCCACAGCCCCCTCTCAGAATGGCCGGAGCTGTGTCCTGCTTGATAGTGGGGACACCATGTTGCCTCTGGCCATAGTGGACATCAGAGGAAGGTGGCCACCGTGGTTTTCAAGCATTCCTTCCACCTTGACATGCCACCAGGAGCCTGTGAGTTCCCTCTTATTCACTGACTTTTCTCCTATCATTTTGAAAAGCAGGAAATGAAACTGCCCAAGTGTCAACAGCATTTCACTGAACGAGGACAGCACTCATGTCATGGCTCTCTGATGGCATTTATCACAATTTCTATTAGCACCATATTCAGACGAGCATTCACATGTTAGCTCACTTGAGCCTCATAAAAATTCTGCTGGCCTCCCACCGTCACCACCACTATCCAGACGAGGAAACTGGGCTACCCAGGTTCGACGGCCAGTGAGCGGTGAAGCTGAAACCACCTTTGTCCCCTGTCTACTCGCCACACTTTCGTTCAGATCCCAAGAAAGGTGGCACCTCCTGCTACCTTCTGGACTGTCCCCACCAGGATGTGAGCTACAGTGAGGGGCTTTGCAGATGGGCTAGGGGAGTCACCCCTCAACCAGAGCTCTAGCCAGGTCAGGCTCCTCCAGGCCTCAGAGAGGCCAGCCCCCTTGCCAGTCCCACACAGCGGAGACATGCCCCACCAGCCCTGAGGCGCCCTGTGTGGATCTGCACCGCCCAGTGGGGTCTCTCCCCAGCACAGCCTCAGCCAGCCATGACCCAGGCAAGCAAGTCTTTTACAATGAACCCAGCACTGTCCCCTGGGGCCTTTCATTTGTTCCTCACAGCACCTCTGGGGAGGAGGACAGGTGAGGATTCAGGGTGTGAAGACTAGCTTGTTTGGGTCACACAGTGCGCAAGTGGTAGAAGCTGGCCGGGGGCTCATCCTCTATCTATATGAGGCTCCTTCTCAGGGCAGCGGAGGAAGAAAGGGTGCACCGGCCTTAGAAAGCTTCCACCACTCTAGGTCAGTCTTGACCTCTCTTGGGGACCCACGGATCCGAGGGCCAGGCAGTGTCTCCCACGCAGGCCACCTCTGGGAAGCTTGGAAACATAATCCACCAGCCTTTGATCCCTGATTACTCACAGCCGTCACTCTGAACTTGAATCgctcctcctccccatcaccaTCCATAAACTCTGTGAGAGTGCACCCCACTCCACCCAAGCTTCAGATGTGTCAGGATATGGGCTTACACGCCGCttccccacacccacctccctcaGGTTGGTAGGATTCATGCTTGTGCAAAAACTTGCCCTCTGCGTTTAAGGTGGATGCAAAATGACTCTGCCCCACGGGTGGAAGAGACTTTTCGGCTGACTATTTCACGTATTTTaaccttctcattttacagcAAGAGAACTGAGCCCCAGAAAAGTGAAAGAACAGGAAATTAGGGATCAGAGTCAAAGCTGGGACCAGAAGTCATGTGTCTCGGCTTCCAACCCCAGTGTCCCTCTTCTGGCTCCCCAAACGCTCAATGATGATAACCAGTGCCTGTGCAAAAGTTTGACCGGCCTCGTAATTTACTAACTTGTTTAAGAGTTTTCAGCAACGGCTTGCGGCCTCGTGTGCACACACTTGGTTGTTATCCGTGCTTTCTGTGAATCCAGTAGGCCTATTCCCACCGGAACTACGGAAATCCTGGCTTTCTATTTTGGCTGTGAGAACTCGTGTGTGTTGGATAGCTCAGAAATAGAAAGGGGTCGTCATCCTTGACGGGCAAACCCAGTCCCCTGCACCAAAGCCCCCAGCCCGCCCACCCCGCCACCCTACCTGGCTCCCTACTTGCAGGTGTGCACGTCGTAGATGCGGACGCACTCCTGGCAGCTCACGTAGCAGCACCAGTGGAAGATGCAGTGGCATTTCTCCTTCCGCTTCTCCGTCCTCGTGTTGTGGCCGCGGCCGCAGCAGAGCAGGTCGCAGCCATCGATGCCGTGGGAGGTGACATTGCAAGTCCGGTCCCTGGTGCCAAAGGAGCCCGTCTCGGGGTTGGGCTCGCAAAAGTTGGGGGAGTTCTCATAGTAGACCAGGTCTCTCTCGGTGGGCGGCTTGAAGAGCGCGTACTTGGCGCGGAGTGTCTCCACCCAGCCGCGAGACTCACGGTGCTTCTCCACCACCATCTCGGAGGCGCTGTCGTACTTGTCCTTGAGGAAGTCGCCGATGGCGCGGAAGTCGGGCTGGGCCCACCAGCATGTCTTCACCTCGCAGCTGCCCGACAGCCCGTGGCACTTGCATTTGAGGTGCATGTGGTCTAGGATGGTCTGGAAAGAGGAGTAGCAGCTGGCCCCCGGACTGACCCCACCTGGGAGCACCCCTAGACCCTCCCACTCTGCCCccgcccacccccaaccctggaGCCGACTCCGGCTCCTACCCTGCCAGTAAGAAAACCGACAGGGACAGGAAGAGAACTGATTAGGGACTGAGGCACGGACTTAAAGGATGGTGACCACTGTTTCCCTCCACTTCACACCCTAAGCATTGTCAGAAATCACATCCATTTCTCAAAGCCATTCAAAATAGGGATTGTTGTCCCAGTttaacagatggagaaactgaggctgggagctTCAGTGACTCGCCCTAGGTCAAACAACCATAGGAAGGGGTAGAGGCCGAATTCAAAGCCAGTCCCACGGGTCTTCACAGCCACACACGGGCAGCCCGAGAGCACAGGCTGGGCTGGCCTGTACCTGCTCCATGGGGCGGCCACTCTCCCAGGCTGACGCATCCCCGGGGCTGGCAGAGACCAGGGACAGTCCGAGGAGAAAGGAGGGTGAACAGAAAGGGTGGCTGTGGGGTGTGGGTGCGGGCCAAGCCTGGCCATGGGGAAAGAGGAGAGCACGGTTGCCCAGGACACACAAGGGCCCCTGGAAGGAgcagggccgggccgggcgggggccAACGcggggtgtggggtgtggggcagGGACAGGGTCCGGGGCAGGGTTGGGGCGAGGGCGGCCGCAGCTCACCGTGCGGCCCGCCTCGTTGTTGTGCTTGTTCATAGCCGAGCGCGCGTCCGGCCTGTTTTCGCGCGCGTCCGCGAACTCCCGGGACACCAGCACCCCGAAGTCGGCATCCTCGCTGCAGCCGCCCCACTTCCAGCCCTCGCCGGGCGGCCCCTTATGATGCGAGTCGCAGCCGCAGATGGTGGAGGTGCCCTCGGCACAGGAGCGCGTGACGGCGAAGGCCACGCCGGCCGAGGCGATGGCGTGCACGAAGGCCGATTCGCGGGTGGCTGCGGGGAGGGCGCGGGGAGGCATTGCTCAGGCCGGGCCCCGGGACGCGGCCGCCCTGCCTCGACCTCCCCAGCCGGGAAGAAGGGCTACCAGCCCAGAGAGAAGAGGTAGGAACCCAGGCGCCCTTCATATCCCCTTTGGCTGGCAGCCCCTGGTGGGtatccccactttacagctgaacaagctgaggcccagggtggTTAACTGGTGATCCCAGGGCCCCCACATCTGATTCAGGGCAGAGCGAAGCCTGTTAGAAACAGGGGTGGAAACCATAGCTCTGGCAGGGTGCTGAAGAGAGAAGTTTATCCTGCTCTGTCCTGACGCCAGGCCCCCTGCCTGCCCAAACTCCAGAGACCCCAGGATGGCCTGACTCCTCCCACTCCTGAGAGAGCCTGAGGTCTGTAGGCAGGGAGGCCTGGGAACTACAGCCTAAACCCGCCCAAGTGCACTCATTCCCCACCTGGATGCACTGGGGCAGAGctttcctttctgagcctcagttacgCGTTGTAAAATGGGTACATCTCTCTGCCACCAGAGTTCCCGACCAGGAGGGCAGTGGCCTGCATCTCAGTCTGCCCGCTCTCCCATTCCTCTGTCCTCCACCCAGACAAGGGCCGAGGTTTGGGCCTAAGGCGGCCAAGCCCCTCCGGGGAGGATCGGAACACGGGACAGTTCCGCTGGTTCTGCCCCAGGGTCCATCGTACGAAAAGGAGAGATTCCGGGGGTGACCCCTAACCGCATTACAATGGTAACCGTTTCTGAGTGCGCCTGCGCACCAGATTCTGCCCTTCATGTGctttgcctcatttaatcctctgaaCCCTATGAGGCAGAAAGCCTTTTTACAGGCCCATTGTACAGACACAAACATTGACGATTGCGGGGCAAAGGCCTGAGACACCCGCAGTCCAACCATCTCTCTCCTTACAGGCGAGGAACGCAGAGCGGGAGGTGACCTGCCCACGGCCACGCAGGTTGCGAGGCTCCGAGCCGGCCTAGAAGCCGGGGCTGAGGGTCGAGGGAGATCGCGGGTCGGCAGACAAAAAGGGAGCCCGTCACCCCTCGTCGCCCCCGCAGCCTCTTCAGCGGCCGCAGCGCGCTCGCGGTCCCCCTGCAGCAGGGGGCCGCGCCGCTTCCAGGAGCAGGCTGGAGGGGCGCGCGCAGCAAGGGAACTGCGGCCCGCGGGCGGCCGAGGCCCGGGGCCATGCCGGCCCGGGCTCCCCACCGCCCCGCTCGCCTCCTCCGCCTCTCGGGGCCCCGAGGGCGAGCGCCCCGCTTCCGGCGGCCtctcgcggcggcggcggcgcccgggCCGGGCCGCGCTCGGTTCCCAGCCCGGGGgccgcgggggcggggggcggggcgcggaTTAGCCTGGGAGCGGCGCTGACAGCCCCGCTGTGCCGGTCCCCGTCCGGCGGGGCCCGCTGGGCCGCTCAATCCGCCTTTGTTCGCGCGGTGTCACACCGCATTACCCGCATAATGCGGCCGCCGGGCCCGGGCCGCCGGGCAGGCCGCCACCGCGTAGCAACGGGCGGCTCCCGCGGCCGGgccgcgcccccggccccggcgCCGGGCCGCGAAATCCCCATTGAAgcggcgcccccgcccccgcgccgcgcCGAATGGCCAGAGGGCGTGTGAATGGCGCGGCGGCCGCAGCGGGCGCGGGGCCGGGCGGCGCGGTGGGGGGCGGCGCTCGGGCCCCTTTCAAGCCGCCTAAGCCCCtccggccgcccgcccgccccgctgCGGAGAGCGATCTCGGGCGGCCGCCCGCCGGCCCGGCCTCTAGCCTTCCGGCCGCCgaccccgcgcccccgccccgcacGCAGGTGCAGCGCGAGCCCGACCGGTGGCAGCCCCGCCCCGGGCCGCCCCTCCGGGCGGGCCCACCCCTGGGAGCCGGTCCCCGCCCCCGCGCCCGGGGTCTCCAAGCTCCGGGGGAACGAGGAGCCCAGCGCAGGGTTCGAACCCGGGTCACGGGCTTCGGGCGCCCGGGCGCGTGTGCGTGCGTGAGCCTTCCTCCCCGGCTTTCATCCAATTCCCGGAGTCTCTGACGAtcacccccaacccccgcccGACCCAAAACCGCCCTCTTGCAGTTTAGGGATGAAGGCGCGTCCTAGAACCTACGACGTGGCTTAGAACGTGAAACACTGAATAGGTACTAAGCTCAAAGACCCGATTTTCACTGGCTGGTATCCCGAAAGGGGAACAGCCGTCAGAAGGTGAGTCGGGCTTTGGGGGAGCGCGTCTAGACGCCAGGCTGTTTGATGGAGGCTGCCTGGCCCCAGGTGGGGCACCGGAAGGCGGTGAGACTGGCACATCGGCAAGATCAGGTTTGAAATGCAAACCGCCGCCACTTGGCCCCAATTAGAGGCCAAACCTTTTATGTAAACAAGGAATAATTAGCTTTGGTAATAGAAGCGTAAACAGAATCAGCATCCATTGATTTGCTAATTGCTCTTCTGTCCCATGACAATAGCCTGTGGGTCCGACACACCCTGAGCATCTGATGCACAGGTAAAGGGGGCCTCCTACTCCCCGCCACTCCCCCAAGCCCCCGAGGTCCAGCTGGCTGTCAGATCCCTTTTCTTTCCGGCTGTAAATGCAGTTCTTCTACGAGAAAGGGGGGCCAGGGTCACCTTTCGGTGACAAAGCCCTAGTAGGGGTGGGAGAGTCCAAGTTGCTGTGGAAAGGAGCGGTGGCTCCCAGGGGCCAGCTGGAATCATTAAACTCCTGGACACTGCAGTTCCCCAAGGAGCTGCCCATCTTCAGCCCAGAACTCACCAGCCCCAAAGTCCCCTTCTTGGGAGCAGTTGCCCCCGCCATCCCTCTCTCCCGCTGCCTTCATGTTCCAAGTCCAGCTGTGTGAATCCCATTCACTTGAGACACAGCCAGTTAGATCCCCAGCTTGCAAGACGCCCGGAAAGTTACCCAGAGGCCAGCAGGCCCTCTCGCCTCACCACAATCCAGGGGCATATCCAGCTTGCAGGGGCGAAGGAACCAGCAGAAACTTCTCACGGAAGCACTTGGGGACAATGCAATGCCACCAGCACCAAGCAGCTtcctcagctccagaattttCTATATGGGCTGGACCTAGATGTGGcaatgcccccaccccccactcaaAAGCTAGATTTGCATAGCACTTAACACAGCACTGGGAAAACAGTACAAATGCCCACAGCAAAGCCTGGGGCCACCGCTGTGCAAGCCGGGAGGAAAAGAGGGCTGCAGCCTCCTAGCCTGCCCGAGGATCTCAGGGTCTCAAGGCTGCCGGGCccccagcagcacctgggaaggTGTGGCAGCCATGGTGACAGCCTGAGTCTGTCCAGAGAGGGACCCGACCCACTTTTTGTGGAGGCTGCAGGTCCTGACCAGCTTTAtaccttcccccaccccaacccccagccccctACCTGGCCCAGAGACAGTACCTTTGTCGAGGACAGGCCCGAAGATGGCCAGGCTGTCGTCTATGGTGGTGCAGTTCCAGCGGCGGCCCCGGAACTGATGTTGGCACTCCTGGATGCCCAGCTTCACGCCCTCGGCCACACTGGGCATGATTTCGATGTAGTTGCGGCAGAAGCGCAGTTGCTTAGGGACCAGGCCTGGGATGGACCCGCAGAGcaggggctgggagcccagggatGTGTActgctggcccagggccagggACCTGCGGGCACACAGAGGACAGTGGCATTGCAGGCACAAAGCACATGGCCCACCGCGGGCGTCAGTTCTTCCTCGAGAGCCCTCCGGGGCAGGGGGAGCACCGTCATCCTGAACCCACAGCCCTGAGAAACCTGACACCCGAATGAGGGGCCTTTGACCTTGGGAGGAACTGCCCCTTGAGGGGCAGCTCTGGTCCAGGCCAAGTCAGGCCTCTGATGCGGGCATTTCCAGCTTGCAGGAGCCCGGGGACCAGCAGAAACCCCTCATGCAAGTAGGTGGGGGCAATGCAATCCCATGAAAAGAAGCCCAGACTGGAAAAATGGTACTAGGGCCCCAAGTCAAGTCCTTCCCAGGCTCTGGGCCAGTTTCCCTGATGGGCGTTGGAGGGGACAAGCTGGGAGTCTAGGTTTCTGGGGCCACACAGAGACTTTCAATGACCCATGGGAAGGAACCCAAACCTacagaggaagcagcaggagcTGGCTTGACCCCAGGCCC
The sequence above is drawn from the Equus przewalskii isolate Varuska chromosome 10, EquPr2, whole genome shotgun sequence genome and encodes:
- the WNT3 gene encoding proto-oncogene Wnt-3 isoform X1, whose protein sequence is MQGSERSLALGQQYTSLGSQPLLCGSIPGLVPKQLRFCRNYIEIMPSVAEGVKLGIQECQHQFRGRRWNCTTIDDSLAIFGPVLDKATRESAFVHAIASAGVAFAVTRSCAEGTSTICGCDSHHKGPPGEGWKWGGCSEDADFGVLVSREFADARENRPDARSAMNKHNNEAGRTTILDHMHLKCKCHGLSGSCEVKTCWWAQPDFRAIGDFLKDKYDSASEMVVEKHRESRGWVETLRAKYALFKPPTERDLVYYENSPNFCEPNPETGSFGTRDRTCNVTSHGIDGCDLLCCGRGHNTRTEKRKEKCHCIFHWCCYVSCQECVRIYDVHTCK
- the WNT3 gene encoding proto-oncogene Wnt-3 isoform X2 — protein: MEPHLLGLLLGLLLCGTRVLAGYPIWWSLALGQQYTSLGSQPLLCGSIPGLVPKQLRFCRNYIEIMPSVAEGVKLGIQECQHQFRGRRWNCTTIDDSLAIFGPVLDKATRESAFVHAIASAGVAFAVTRSCAEGTSTICGCDSHHKGPPGEGWKWGGCSEDADFGVLVSREFADARENRPDARSAMNKHNNEAGRTTILDHMHLKCKCHGLSGSCEVKTCWWAQPDFRAIGDFLKDKYDSASEMVVEKHRESRGWVETLRAKYALFKPPTERDLVYYENSPNFCEPNPETGSFGTRDRTCNVTSHGIDGCDLLCCGRGHNTRTEKRKEKCHCIFHWCCYVSCQECVRIYDVHTCK